A genomic stretch from Flavobacterium humidisoli includes:
- a CDS encoding SMI1/KNR4 family protein encodes MTVQEIETKYGFHFPLLYKQLDADGMLDVGEYGPNWYTEVYPTLKDNPPLLLHSYDFESLNLKSVAEEIEELRDPENYRNINPEFKFIPFAKSGGGDYYCFFLNEENNGDVPIVFVWHDMNEVNYLAKNLQDFIFKVLLIDMSKQDVYNELTDEEFRNDIKSVFKSHKKYLTDRQNSILAEILEREIIDYEIHVSPKIVESARGLLTDYELESIVNEVIPFDKMNQSFKYSND; translated from the coding sequence ATGACAGTACAAGAAATAGAAACAAAATACGGATTTCATTTTCCTCTTTTATACAAACAGTTAGATGCCGATGGCATGCTGGATGTTGGAGAATATGGTCCAAATTGGTATACAGAAGTTTATCCAACCTTAAAAGATAATCCACCTTTGCTTTTGCATTCTTACGATTTTGAATCACTCAATTTAAAATCGGTTGCAGAGGAAATAGAAGAGCTTAGAGATCCAGAGAATTATCGAAATATAAATCCAGAGTTTAAATTTATCCCTTTTGCTAAAAGTGGAGGAGGAGATTATTATTGTTTCTTTTTAAACGAAGAAAATAATGGTGATGTTCCAATTGTTTTCGTTTGGCATGATATGAATGAGGTTAATTATCTGGCGAAAAACCTTCAGGATTTTATCTTCAAAGTTTTATTGATCGATATGTCGAAACAAGATGTGTACAACGAACTTACTGATGAGGAGTTTAGAAACGATATCAAGTCGGTATTTAAATCGCACAAAAAATATCTGACCGATCGCCAAAATAGTATTCTAGCAGAAATTTTAGAACGTGAAATTATTGATTATGAAATACATGTTTCTCCCAAAATAGTAGAATCGGCTAGAGGATTGTTGACGGATTATGAATTAGAATCCATTGTCAATGAAGTAATTCCTTTTGATAAAATGAATCAGAGTTTTAAATATTCAAACGATTAG
- a CDS encoding NAD(P)/FAD-dependent oxidoreductase codes for MPKELLLQVTPEIAANESLLKDHLSKQIKVSAQEIQHVSILKRSIDARQKAIKINLKVLIYLKGEPFQETKIELPIYKDVSNAQEVIVVGAGPAGLFAALQLIELGLKPIVLERGKDVRGRRRDLKAINREHIVNEDSNYCFGEGGAGTYSDGKLYTRSKKRGDVTRILELLVAFGASEDILVEAHPHIGTNKLPKIIEDIRNKIREFGGQVLFETRVSDILVKNNEVEGIVTQNGDKIHANKLILATGHSARDIFELLDKKKILIEAKPFALGVRAEHAQELIDSIQYSCDFRGEHLPPAPYSIVKQVNGRGMYSFCMCPGGVIAPCATSPGEVVTNGWSPSKRDQSTANSGIVVELKLEDFKPFAKFGALAGMEFQKSIEQKAWHLAGETQKVPAQRMIDFTKSKVSADIPKTSYVPGTTSVELGQVFPGFLTQIMRQGFQDFGKSMRGYLTNEAILHAPESRTSSPVRIPRDPMTLEHLQIKGLYPCGEGAGYAGGIISAAIDGEKCALMIAESLK; via the coding sequence ATGCCTAAAGAACTTTTACTTCAAGTTACACCAGAAATTGCTGCAAACGAATCATTGCTAAAAGACCATTTGTCTAAGCAAATTAAAGTTTCTGCTCAAGAAATTCAGCATGTTTCGATTTTAAAACGCTCTATTGATGCGCGTCAAAAAGCAATTAAAATTAATTTGAAGGTTCTTATTTATTTAAAAGGCGAGCCTTTTCAGGAAACCAAAATTGAGCTACCTATATATAAGGATGTTTCCAATGCACAAGAAGTTATTGTTGTTGGCGCTGGTCCCGCGGGGCTTTTTGCTGCTTTGCAATTAATCGAGTTAGGTTTAAAACCGATTGTGCTAGAAAGAGGAAAAGACGTTCGAGGTCGTCGTCGTGACTTGAAAGCAATCAACCGTGAGCATATTGTAAACGAAGATTCGAATTACTGTTTCGGCGAAGGTGGGGCAGGAACATATTCTGATGGAAAATTGTATACGCGTTCTAAAAAACGAGGTGATGTAACTAGAATTTTAGAACTTCTAGTAGCTTTTGGAGCTTCTGAAGACATTTTGGTAGAAGCGCATCCGCATATTGGAACCAATAAATTGCCTAAAATTATTGAAGACATTAGAAATAAAATAAGGGAATTTGGAGGGCAGGTTCTGTTTGAAACTCGTGTCAGTGATATTTTAGTAAAGAACAATGAAGTTGAAGGAATCGTAACTCAAAACGGAGATAAAATTCACGCCAACAAGTTGATTTTGGCAACAGGACATTCGGCGCGTGATATTTTTGAATTATTAGACAAAAAGAAAATTTTAATAGAAGCAAAACCTTTTGCTTTGGGAGTTCGTGCAGAACATGCACAAGAATTAATCGACAGTATTCAATACAGCTGTGATTTCCGCGGAGAGCATTTGCCTCCAGCGCCTTATTCGATTGTAAAACAAGTTAACGGCCGCGGAATGTATTCGTTCTGTATGTGTCCGGGAGGTGTAATTGCACCATGCGCGACAAGTCCGGGCGAAGTAGTTACAAACGGTTGGTCGCCATCAAAACGTGATCAATCGACAGCAAATTCTGGAATTGTAGTCGAATTAAAATTAGAAGACTTTAAGCCTTTTGCAAAATTTGGTGCTTTGGCCGGAATGGAATTTCAAAAAAGCATTGAACAAAAAGCTTGGCATTTGGCTGGTGAAACGCAGAAAGTTCCAGCTCAGCGAATGATTGATTTTACTAAAAGTAAAGTTTCGGCAGATATTCCGAAAACGTCTTATGTTCCAGGAACTACTTCGGTTGAATTGGGACAGGTTTTTCCAGGTTTCCTAACGCAGATTATGCGTCAGGGATTTCAGGATTTTGGCAAATCAATGCGAGGTTATTTAACAAATGAAGCGATTTTACATGCGCCAGAAAGCAGAACTTCATCACCAGTTAGAATTCCGAGAGATCCTATGACTTTAGAGCATTTGCAAATCAAAGGTTTATATCCTTGCGGAGAAGGCGCAGGTTATGCCGGCGGAATTATTTCGGCAGCAATTGATGGTGAAAAATGTGCCTTGATGATTGCGGAATCCTTGAAATAA
- the recQ gene encoding DNA helicase RecQ has translation MNSNEIEIHKELKKYFGFSQFKGLQEQVITSILDRKNTFVIMPTGGGKSLCYQLPALIQEGTAIVVSPLIALMKNQVDAIRSLSSENGIAHVLNSSLTKTEIAQVKKDITSGLTKLLYVAPESLTKEEYVTFLQSVPISFVAIDEAHCISEWGHDFRPEYRNLRNIIKQLGKVPIIGLTATATPKVQEDILKNLDMADANTFKASFNRPNLYYEVRTKTKNIESDIIRFIKQHKGKSGIIYCLSRKKVESIAEVLQVNGISAVPYHAGLDAKTRAKHQDMFLMEDVDVVVATIAFGMGIDKPDVRFVIHHDIPKSLESYYQETGRAGRDGGEGHCLAYYSYKDVEKLEKFMSGKPVAEQEIGFALLQEVVAYAETSMSRRKFLLHYFGEEFDSETGEGADMDDNVRNPKHKVEAKDEVVKLLEVVRDTKHIYKSKEIVFTLIGRINAVIKAHKTDTQPYFGSGSGHDEKYWMALLRQVLVTGLLSKDIETYGVIKITQEGLDFIKKPVSFMMSEDHEYTEADDETIVTGGKSSGTADEVLTGMLRELRKKVAKKLGVPPFVVFQDPSIEDMALKYPITIQELYNIHGVGEGKAKKYGSEFVALISRYVEDNDIIRPDDLVVKSTGVNSANKLYIIQNIDRKLPLSDIASAKGLSMDALIKEMEQIVYSGTKLNIKYWLDDILDDDQQEEIHDYFMESESDKIEDALKEFDGDYDIDELRLMRIKFISEVAN, from the coding sequence ATGAATTCAAATGAAATTGAAATACATAAAGAATTAAAGAAGTATTTCGGCTTTAGCCAATTTAAAGGCTTGCAAGAGCAAGTCATTACGAGTATTTTAGACAGAAAGAATACGTTCGTAATAATGCCGACTGGTGGTGGAAAGTCTCTTTGCTATCAACTGCCAGCTTTAATTCAAGAAGGAACAGCAATTGTTGTTTCTCCTTTAATTGCTTTGATGAAAAATCAGGTTGACGCAATTCGAAGTCTTTCGTCTGAGAATGGAATTGCACATGTATTAAATTCTTCCCTAACTAAAACAGAAATTGCTCAAGTCAAAAAAGATATTACGTCTGGATTGACCAAACTTTTGTATGTCGCCCCCGAATCATTAACAAAAGAAGAATATGTAACCTTTTTACAAAGTGTACCTATTTCTTTTGTTGCTATCGATGAAGCGCACTGTATCTCAGAATGGGGACATGACTTTAGGCCAGAGTACAGAAATCTGAGAAATATAATTAAGCAGCTGGGGAAAGTGCCTATTATTGGACTGACTGCAACTGCAACACCAAAGGTTCAGGAAGATATTCTGAAAAACCTTGATATGGCAGACGCCAATACTTTTAAAGCGTCTTTCAACAGACCGAACTTATATTATGAAGTTCGCACAAAAACAAAAAATATCGAATCGGATATTATTCGATTTATCAAACAGCATAAAGGCAAATCTGGAATTATTTACTGCTTAAGCCGTAAAAAAGTAGAATCGATTGCCGAAGTTTTACAAGTAAACGGAATCAGTGCTGTTCCTTATCATGCGGGTTTAGATGCAAAAACGCGGGCGAAACATCAGGATATGTTCTTGATGGAAGATGTTGATGTCGTTGTAGCAACAATCGCATTCGGAATGGGAATTGATAAGCCAGATGTTCGTTTTGTAATTCACCACGACATTCCAAAATCATTAGAAAGCTACTATCAGGAAACGGGTCGTGCAGGACGTGACGGAGGAGAAGGACACTGTTTGGCTTACTACTCATATAAAGATGTAGAAAAGCTGGAGAAATTTATGTCTGGAAAACCAGTTGCCGAACAAGAGATTGGTTTTGCACTTTTGCAGGAAGTTGTGGCTTACGCCGAAACTTCAATGTCTCGTAGAAAATTCCTTCTTCATTATTTCGGTGAAGAATTTGACAGCGAAACAGGCGAAGGAGCCGATATGGACGATAATGTTCGTAATCCAAAACATAAAGTAGAAGCCAAAGATGAAGTGGTTAAGCTGCTGGAAGTTGTTCGCGATACGAAACATATTTACAAGTCAAAAGAAATTGTCTTTACTTTAATAGGGCGTATTAATGCTGTCATTAAAGCGCACAAAACAGATACACAACCTTATTTTGGTTCTGGTTCTGGCCACGACGAAAAATATTGGATGGCTTTATTGAGACAAGTCTTGGTAACAGGACTTTTGTCAAAAGATATTGAAACTTATGGCGTAATAAAAATTACGCAAGAAGGTCTTGACTTTATCAAAAAGCCAGTTTCATTTATGATGTCTGAAGATCATGAATACACCGAGGCTGATGATGAAACTATTGTAACGGGAGGGAAATCTTCTGGTACTGCAGATGAAGTTTTAACAGGAATGCTTCGTGAACTTCGTAAAAAAGTAGCCAAAAAACTTGGAGTTCCTCCATTTGTAGTTTTCCAAGACCCTTCAATCGAAGATATGGCTTTAAAATATCCGATAACAATACAGGAATTATACAATATTCATGGTGTTGGTGAAGGAAAAGCAAAAAAATACGGAAGCGAGTTCGTTGCTTTAATCAGCCGATATGTTGAGGACAACGATATTATTCGCCCAGACGATTTAGTGGTTAAATCTACAGGAGTAAACTCTGCAAACAAATTATATATTATTCAGAATATCGATAGAAAACTGCCATTAAGTGATATCGCTTCCGCGAAAGGACTTTCGATGGATGCGTTGATTAAAGAAATGGAACAAATCGTTTATTCTGGAACAAAGCTAAATATCAAATATTGGCTGGATGATATTTTAGATGACGATCAGCAAGAAGAAATTCACGATTACTTCATGGAATCAGAATCAGATAAAATCGAAGATGCCTTAAAAGAATTTGATGGCGACTATGATATTGATGAACTGCGTCTAATGCGTATTAAATTTATTAGCGAGGTCGCGAATTAA
- a CDS encoding KpsF/GutQ family sugar-phosphate isomerase, whose product MITKENILAIAKKTILSESEAITKLIDFLDENFYEAVQCIYETKGRLIVTGIGKSAIIAQKMVATFNSTGTPSMFLHAAEAIHGDLGMIQNDDIIICISKSGNSPEIKVLVPLLKRFGNTLIAITGNTTSFLAKGSDLVLNTTVDTEACPINLAPTNSTTAQLVMGDALAVCLMEMRDFKPEDFAVYHPGGALGKKLLLRVKDMIENSLKPTVTPDTSVKKVIFEISEKRLGVTAVVENDKIIGIITDGDIRRMLNDRDSIADLTAKDIMTKNPKMVSSETMAVDALNILEDYSITQLIVSDEGTYKGVLHLHDILKEGIV is encoded by the coding sequence TTGATCACAAAAGAAAATATATTGGCGATTGCCAAGAAAACAATACTCTCTGAAAGTGAAGCAATTACAAAACTAATTGATTTTTTGGACGAAAATTTTTACGAAGCTGTCCAATGCATATACGAAACCAAAGGCCGTTTGATCGTGACGGGGATTGGAAAAAGCGCGATCATTGCACAAAAAATGGTGGCTACTTTTAATTCAACCGGAACTCCTTCTATGTTTTTACATGCCGCAGAAGCAATTCACGGCGACTTAGGAATGATTCAAAACGACGACATCATTATTTGCATTTCTAAAAGCGGAAATAGTCCAGAAATCAAAGTCCTTGTTCCTTTATTAAAAAGATTTGGAAACACCTTAATTGCTATTACAGGAAACACAACTTCATTTTTAGCAAAAGGTTCTGATTTGGTTTTAAACACAACTGTTGACACAGAGGCCTGCCCTATTAATTTAGCTCCGACAAATAGTACAACAGCACAGCTTGTAATGGGCGATGCTTTAGCCGTTTGTTTAATGGAAATGCGTGATTTTAAACCAGAAGATTTTGCAGTTTATCATCCAGGCGGTGCATTAGGAAAAAAACTATTGCTTCGCGTAAAAGATATGATAGAAAACTCACTAAAACCAACCGTTACCCCTGATACCTCTGTCAAAAAAGTGATTTTTGAAATCTCTGAAAAAAGACTAGGCGTAACAGCAGTTGTAGAAAATGATAAAATAATCGGAATTATTACCGATGGAGATATTAGACGAATGTTAAACGATAGAGATTCTATCGCAGACTTAACAGCCAAAGACATCATGACGAAAAATCCAAAAATGGTTTCATCTGAGACAATGGCAGTTGATGCTTTAAATATTTTAGAAGACTACTCTATTACACAATTAATTGTTTCTGACGAAGGAACATACAAAGGAGTTTTACATTTACATGACATTTTAAAAGAAGGAATCGTATAA
- the tatC gene encoding twin-arginine translocase subunit TatC → MAKKNLGEMSFLDHLEELRWLLVRSTLATCIMAFVTYFISDYLFDQIILGPIRPTFFTYVWFCDLSHQLGFADSICITELNFIIQNTEMEGQVNIFVWMCLLAGFILSFPYILWEIWKFISPALYEKERKNAKLFIFVSSLLFFLGVLFGYFVVIPMSVNFVATFSVSDVVKNQFTLESYMGMVKTSILGSAIFFELPIAIYFLTKLGLVTPQFLRKYWKYAVVIILIIAAIVTPPDVVSQTIVAIPMLLIYEVSILISKIVYKNKLKENV, encoded by the coding sequence ATGGCAAAAAAAAATCTTGGCGAAATGTCATTTTTAGATCATCTTGAAGAACTAAGATGGTTATTGGTTAGAAGTACACTTGCAACATGCATCATGGCATTTGTTACTTATTTTATTAGTGATTATTTATTTGATCAAATTATTTTAGGTCCGATAAGACCAACATTCTTTACCTATGTTTGGTTTTGCGACTTATCACATCAGCTAGGTTTTGCTGATAGCATTTGTATTACAGAACTGAATTTTATTATTCAGAATACCGAAATGGAAGGTCAGGTTAACATCTTTGTATGGATGTGTCTTTTGGCTGGTTTCATCTTGAGTTTCCCTTATATTTTATGGGAAATCTGGAAATTTATCAGTCCGGCCCTTTATGAAAAAGAAAGAAAGAATGCTAAATTATTCATTTTTGTCTCTTCCTTACTTTTCTTTTTAGGAGTATTATTTGGATATTTTGTTGTAATTCCGATGTCAGTAAACTTCGTTGCAACTTTCTCTGTGAGTGATGTTGTAAAAAACCAATTTACGCTGGAATCGTATATGGGAATGGTAAAAACAAGCATATTGGGAAGCGCGATCTTTTTTGAACTTCCAATTGCAATTTATTTCTTAACGAAATTAGGATTAGTAACCCCACAATTCTTGAGAAAGTACTGGAAATATGCCGTAGTAATCATTTTGATTATTGCCGCAATTGTAACTCCTCCAGACGTTGTGAGTCAAACTATTGTTGCAATTCCGATGTTACTTATTTACGAAGTCAGTATTCTAATTTCGAAGATTGTGTATAAAAATAAATTAAAAGAAAATGTCTGA
- a CDS encoding carboxymuconolactone decarboxylase family protein translates to MSDIIQEFNDYRSKMNEKLLADNNKIVKRIFNLDTNAYAEGALDVKTKELLGLVASTVLRCDDCVKYHLETSYKEGVSKEEMMEAMGIATLVGGTIVIPHLRRAYEFWEALEEAGK, encoded by the coding sequence ATGTCTGATATTATTCAAGAATTTAACGATTATCGTTCTAAAATGAACGAAAAACTGCTTGCTGACAATAACAAAATTGTAAAGCGAATTTTTAATCTTGACACTAATGCTTATGCTGAAGGCGCTCTTGATGTAAAAACAAAAGAACTTTTGGGTCTAGTAGCATCAACTGTTTTAAGATGTGACGACTGTGTAAAATACCATCTAGAAACCAGCTATAAAGAAGGCGTTTCTAAAGAAGAAATGATGGAAGCAATGGGAATCGCAACTCTAGTTGGAGGAACAATCGTGATTCCTCATTTAAGAAGAGCTTACGAATTCTGGGAAGCACTTGAAGAAGCAGGGAAATAA
- the lptB gene encoding LPS export ABC transporter ATP-binding protein — protein MKLRADNLIKTYKGRSVVKGISVEVNQGEIVGLLGPNGAGKTTSFYMIVGLVKPNQGNIYLDDLNITDYPMYKRAQQGIGYLAQEASVFRKLSIEDNILSVLQLTKLSKEEQIAKMESLIEEFSLEHIRTNRGDLLSGGERRRTEIARALATDPKFILLDEPFAGVDPVAVEDIQRIVAQLKNKNIGILITDHNVQETLAITDKTYLMFEGGILKAGVPEELVEDEMVRRVYLGQNFELRKKKLEF, from the coding sequence ATGAAGCTAAGAGCCGATAATTTAATCAAAACTTATAAAGGACGCAGTGTTGTAAAAGGGATTTCTGTTGAAGTAAATCAAGGAGAAATCGTGGGGCTTTTGGGTCCGAATGGAGCTGGAAAAACAACGTCTTTTTACATGATTGTGGGATTGGTAAAACCAAATCAAGGAAACATCTATCTTGACGATTTGAATATTACTGATTACCCAATGTACAAACGTGCACAGCAAGGAATTGGTTATTTGGCACAAGAAGCTTCTGTATTTAGAAAATTAAGCATTGAAGATAATATTCTAAGCGTTTTACAATTGACTAAACTTTCTAAAGAAGAACAGATTGCTAAAATGGAAAGTTTAATCGAAGAATTTAGCTTAGAACACATTCGCACCAACCGAGGCGATTTACTTTCAGGAGGTGAGCGTCGTCGTACAGAGATTGCTCGCGCATTGGCAACCGATCCTAAATTTATTTTATTGGATGAGCCTTTTGCAGGAGTTGACCCGGTTGCAGTTGAAGATATTCAGCGAATTGTGGCACAATTGAAAAATAAAAACATCGGAATCTTAATTACCGACCACAACGTTCAGGAAACCTTAGCGATTACCGACAAAACCTACTTAATGTTCGAAGGAGGAATTCTTAAAGCTGGAGTTCCAGAAGAATTGGTAGAAGATGAAATGGTTCGCCGCGTTTATCTTGGACAAAACTTCGAGCTTCGTAAAAAGAAACTTGAATTTTAA
- a CDS encoding DUF5808 domain-containing protein, whose translation MKSEKPTQEDYDNWHKDPKNWYFFNTCYYNPKDKRLLPPKKIQWMGYTINFANPYSVMLLLPFIIIVILVLLK comes from the coding sequence ATGAAATCAGAAAAACCAACTCAGGAAGATTACGATAATTGGCACAAAGATCCAAAGAATTGGTATTTCTTCAATACCTGTTATTATAATCCGAAAGACAAAAGATTACTTCCTCCCAAAAAGATTCAATGGATGGGCTACACTATAAATTTTGCCAATCCATATTCTGTCATGCTCCTATTGCCTTTTATAATAATTGTTATTTTAGTTTTATTGAAATAA
- a CDS encoding glycoside hydrolase family 25 protein — protein MARKTTYRKTYSRKPAGRSFLSRLFRGLLLIFFGLLFIGIIYHYRKGLAYYLGFKTEKVLDEDAVDKHLSDVRNIRVLENHKGKVIGIDVSEFQGKVDWEEVEILDEKYPVQFVFIRATAGNDRVDRQFKRNWEGAKENKIMRGAYHYYRPNENSIEQADLFIKTVKLQKGDLPPVLDIERLPKNQPLDSLKKGLKRWLNKVEKHYQVRPIIYSGERYYSDFLKEEFSEYLFWIANYNFYREKIEDDWLFWQFTEKASLPGIKHRVDVNIYNGDLEQLHFITVE, from the coding sequence ATGGCAAGAAAAACGACTTATCGTAAAACATATTCAAGAAAACCAGCTGGAAGATCTTTTCTGAGCAGACTTTTTCGAGGACTTTTATTGATTTTTTTCGGACTTTTATTCATTGGGATAATTTATCATTATCGCAAAGGGCTTGCTTATTATTTAGGTTTTAAAACAGAAAAGGTTTTAGATGAAGATGCGGTCGACAAACACCTTTCTGATGTTAGAAATATTCGTGTTCTTGAGAATCATAAAGGAAAAGTAATTGGAATTGACGTGTCTGAATTTCAGGGAAAAGTCGATTGGGAAGAAGTCGAAATTTTAGATGAAAAATACCCGGTTCAATTTGTTTTTATTCGTGCAACTGCAGGAAATGATCGTGTAGATAGACAATTCAAAAGAAATTGGGAAGGCGCAAAAGAAAATAAAATCATGCGTGGCGCTTATCACTATTATCGTCCAAACGAAAATTCGATTGAGCAAGCAGATCTTTTTATCAAAACAGTAAAATTGCAAAAGGGAGATCTTCCGCCAGTTTTGGATATCGAAAGATTACCGAAAAATCAGCCTTTAGACAGTTTGAAAAAAGGCTTGAAGCGTTGGTTGAATAAAGTGGAGAAACATTATCAGGTTCGGCCAATAATTTATTCAGGGGAACGATATTATTCAGATTTTTTAAAAGAAGAGTTTAGCGAATATCTTTTCTGGATTGCCAATTATAATTTCTACAGAGAAAAAATTGAAGATGATTGGCTGTTTTGGCAGTTTACTGAAAAAGCTTCTTTGCCAGGAATCAAACACCGAGTTGATGTTAATATCTACAATGGCGATTTAGAACAATTGCATTTTATTACTGTTGAGTAA
- a CDS encoding CDP-alcohol phosphatidyltransferase family protein, whose product MNIKKHIPNLITLINLFCGCVAVVFVSKGDFLMAFYMVCLGIFFDFFDGFFARLFKVSSPLGLQLDSLADMVTSGVVPGYVMYSMFARGGDQLGNQAIVPFLGFIITLGACYRLANFNIDTRQTDSFIGLPTPANAIFIISLQIVLDMYADSSLIILELLTNQWVLLLITLGSAYIMNAEIPLFSLKIKKFSLKENALQIVFLIVCVLLVALLHYIAIPLIIVFYVLLSIINNLFLKK is encoded by the coding sequence ATGAATATTAAAAAGCACATTCCAAATCTAATTACATTAATCAATCTTTTCTGTGGCTGTGTCGCAGTTGTTTTTGTCTCGAAAGGAGATTTTTTAATGGCTTTTTACATGGTTTGTTTAGGAATATTTTTTGATTTCTTTGATGGTTTTTTTGCCAGATTATTTAAAGTTTCAAGTCCGCTTGGATTACAGTTGGACTCTTTGGCAGATATGGTGACAAGCGGCGTTGTGCCAGGTTACGTCATGTACAGTATGTTTGCAAGAGGCGGAGATCAATTAGGAAATCAAGCAATTGTTCCTTTTTTAGGATTTATTATAACTTTAGGTGCCTGCTACAGATTAGCCAACTTTAATATCGACACGCGTCAGACAGATTCGTTTATTGGTTTGCCAACTCCTGCAAATGCTATTTTTATTATTAGTTTACAAATAGTTCTGGATATGTATGCAGATTCGTCTCTTATAATTCTTGAATTATTGACAAATCAATGGGTTTTATTACTTATTACATTAGGCAGCGCTTATATTATGAATGCTGAAATTCCGTTGTTTTCTTTAAAAATTAAAAAATTCAGCTTAAAAGAAAATGCACTTCAAATCGTATTTTTGATTGTCTGTGTATTGCTAGTGGCATTACTTCATTACATTGCAATTCCGCTGATTATTGTATTCTACGTTTTACTGTCTATTATCAATAATCTATTTCTGAAAAAGTAA
- a CDS encoding PorV/PorQ family protein, protein MNIGVDAAALGMASAVTASSNDVNAVYWNPAGLTHLEDHQIALMHASYFANIAQYDYIGYASPIDDRSAWGISMIRFGVDDIMDTTQLIDNQGNIDYNRISLFSTADYGFTFSYARKLPVDGFQYGVNAKVIRRIIGKFANSWGFGFDIGLQFERNDWKFGLMLRDITTTYNIWNIDEEEYAKIANAIPGENNELPESTEITLPKAQLGISKRFDFHNECSLVTSANLNMRFEQTNDIISSKPISIDPALGFEFGYTDLVFVRAGAGNFQNVTQLDNTEKVNFQPNIGLGFRYKGIQIDYALTDLGNQSTALYSNIFSLKVDLGIFR, encoded by the coding sequence ATGAATATTGGTGTCGATGCCGCAGCTCTTGGAATGGCAAGTGCTGTAACTGCTTCGAGCAATGATGTAAATGCAGTTTACTGGAATCCTGCAGGTTTAACGCATCTTGAAGATCATCAAATTGCTTTAATGCACGCCAGCTATTTTGCTAATATTGCGCAATACGATTACATTGGCTATGCAAGCCCCATTGACGACAGAAGTGCTTGGGGAATTTCGATGATTCGTTTTGGAGTGGATGATATCATGGATACCACACAATTAATCGATAATCAAGGAAATATAGATTACAATAGAATTAGTCTTTTCTCTACTGCAGATTATGGTTTTACTTTTTCTTATGCTCGAAAACTACCTGTTGACGGATTTCAATATGGTGTAAACGCAAAAGTAATTCGAAGAATAATTGGAAAATTTGCTAATTCGTGGGGATTTGGATTTGATATTGGACTTCAGTTTGAAAGAAACGACTGGAAATTTGGCTTAATGCTTCGAGATATTACCACAACTTACAACATTTGGAATATTGACGAAGAAGAATATGCCAAAATCGCTAATGCAATTCCGGGAGAAAATAACGAATTGCCAGAAAGCACAGAAATAACACTACCAAAAGCACAATTGGGAATTTCAAAAAGATTTGATTTTCATAACGAATGCAGTCTTGTGACTTCTGCAAATTTAAATATGCGATTCGAACAGACAAATGATATCATTTCTTCAAAACCTATAAGTATAGACCCAGCTCTAGGGTTTGAGTTTGGATATACCGATTTGGTTTTCGTTCGAGCTGGCGCTGGAAATTTTCAGAACGTAACACAATTGGACAATACTGAAAAAGTAAACTTCCAGCCTAATATCGGTTTGGGATTTAGATATAAAGGCATACAAATTGATTACGCCTTAACTGATTTAGGAAATCAAAGCACTGCATTGTATTCTAATATTTTTTCGCTGAAAGTAGATTTAGGTATCTTTAGATAA